In Coleofasciculus chthonoplastes PCC 7420, the following proteins share a genomic window:
- the sbcC gene encoding exonuclease subunit SbcC → MIPLKLTLKNFLSYRETTLDFRGLHTACICGANGAGKSSLLEAITWAIWGQCRAASEDDLIHSGAKNVRVDFIFHNNQQTHRVIRSKQRGQSSSLEFQIETPDGFRSLTEKGLRATQQLILHHIKLDYDTFINSAYLRQGRADEFMLRRPSERKQILADLLKLDQYETLADQAKDLSRQFKGQAEQLESSLQAIEQQLEEREAIAHQQDATQTTLSQLRQDQDTDQSQLHHLQSLKHQRHTWEQQLTFVRQQYQNLTQECDRLHQDITTTETQKQQLAAILDQQDQITAGYADYLTLHQREESLSQKFHADQNAHRQKQQHQQQLNQQIQELNLQIRQTQAQLDALRPQEQEIQQMLTRSTDVAEAVEKLKAARTRLNHLDQLQLDVSPILQRRAALQSELDRTHARLSARLDELNASEDQLSHQIATTPQLRQTVLQVVAEISTLEKKKVYQQRVQEKGLERRSFQERLQESQRRYEKQIAELTQKIQMLQVQDAVCPLCDRPLDETHSQHVIQKTSTEQQEIQDQFWVVREQLTVCERELQVLRQEYAQLSQELAPFEQLLEQRGQLEARLEATDEVYDRLYDISEEKKQLERSLSEGTYALDIQTQLQTLDSQLQQLNYNEQTHALARGEVDRWRWAEIRQAKLEDAQRRLEKIQEQKPQLQAQLDQLNQSLEELQTTSPLKQQLDAIESQITEIGYNLDTHNQLRTALRHAQSWQLRHQELTKAQEHYPQLCQRLDSLTQTLAQRQGDRETLNTQLAEIVKQLEQYPDTSRDIQSLEQRILQRRRQLDEHLSQIGRLQQRLTQLDTLKTQYQEQEEQVKTLKRQYRVHQELAKAFGKNGIQTLMIENILPQLEAETNQILSRLTGNQLHVQIVTQKAGKRASKRKSKLIDTLDILIADASGTRPYETYSGGEAFRINFAIRLALARLLAQRAGTSLQMLIVDEGFGTQDAEGCERLIAAINAIASDFACILTVTHMPQFKEAFQTRIEVQKTEQGSQLSLLM, encoded by the coding sequence ATGATTCCCCTGAAACTGACCCTGAAAAATTTCTTAAGTTATCGCGAAACGACCCTGGACTTTCGCGGACTGCATACGGCTTGTATCTGTGGCGCCAATGGTGCGGGCAAATCGTCTCTCCTAGAAGCGATTACCTGGGCGATTTGGGGACAATGCCGTGCCGCGTCGGAAGATGATTTAATCCATTCCGGGGCGAAAAATGTGCGGGTAGATTTCATCTTCCATAATAACCAACAAACCCATCGGGTGATTCGCAGCAAGCAACGGGGACAAAGCAGTTCCCTAGAATTTCAAATTGAAACCCCAGATGGATTCCGTTCTTTAACTGAAAAAGGATTACGAGCAACTCAACAGCTCATTCTGCATCATATTAAGCTGGATTACGATACCTTTATTAACTCCGCTTATTTGCGTCAGGGGCGTGCGGATGAATTTATGCTACGGCGTCCCTCGGAACGTAAACAAATCTTAGCCGATTTATTGAAACTGGATCAATACGAAACCTTAGCCGATCAAGCCAAGGATTTATCCCGCCAATTTAAAGGTCAAGCCGAACAACTCGAATCCAGTTTACAAGCCATTGAACAGCAACTGGAAGAACGAGAGGCGATCGCACACCAACAAGATGCCACTCAAACCACCTTATCTCAACTGCGCCAAGACCAGGACACCGACCAAAGCCAACTGCACCACCTGCAATCTCTCAAACACCAACGCCACACCTGGGAACAACAACTCACCTTTGTTCGCCAGCAATACCAAAATCTCACCCAAGAGTGCGATCGCCTACACCAGGATATCACCACCACCGAAACCCAAAAGCAGCAATTAGCCGCGATTCTCGACCAACAGGATCAAATTACTGCTGGTTATGCTGATTATCTCACCCTGCACCAGCGAGAAGAGAGTCTCAGCCAAAAATTCCACGCCGATCAAAACGCCCACCGCCAAAAACAGCAACACCAACAGCAACTCAACCAACAGATTCAGGAATTGAATCTACAAATTCGCCAAACCCAAGCCCAACTCGACGCCCTGCGCCCCCAAGAACAAGAAATTCAACAGATGCTTACCCGTTCGACAGACGTAGCCGAAGCCGTGGAAAAACTCAAAGCCGCCCGCACCCGCCTCAATCACCTGGATCAACTTCAACTCGACGTTTCCCCCATCCTGCAACGCCGCGCCGCCTTGCAAAGCGAACTGGATCGCACCCACGCCCGCCTCAGCGCCCGTTTAGATGAACTCAACGCCTCAGAAGATCAACTCTCGCACCAAATCGCCACCACCCCCCAACTGCGACAAACCGTTCTGCAAGTTGTCGCCGAAATCAGTACCTTAGAAAAAAAGAAAGTCTATCAACAGCGCGTCCAAGAAAAAGGACTCGAACGCCGCAGCTTTCAGGAACGACTGCAAGAAAGCCAGCGCCGTTATGAAAAACAAATCGCCGAACTCACCCAGAAAATCCAAATGCTACAGGTTCAGGACGCCGTATGTCCCCTGTGCGATCGCCCTTTAGATGAAACCCATTCCCAGCACGTTATCCAGAAAACTAGCACCGAACAACAGGAAATTCAAGATCAATTTTGGGTGGTGCGAGAACAACTAACCGTTTGTGAACGGGAACTGCAAGTTTTACGTCAAGAATACGCCCAACTCTCCCAAGAATTGGCACCTTTTGAACAATTACTCGAACAACGGGGACAACTCGAAGCCCGACTCGAAGCCACCGATGAAGTATATGATCGCCTCTACGACATCTCCGAAGAAAAGAAACAACTGGAGCGATCGCTAAGTGAAGGAACCTACGCCCTAGATATCCAAACCCAACTTCAAACCCTGGATAGCCAACTCCAACAATTAAACTACAACGAACAAACCCACGCCCTCGCACGCGGAGAAGTCGATCGGTGGCGTTGGGCGGAAATCCGCCAAGCCAAACTCGAAGACGCCCAGCGACGCCTAGAGAAAATTCAGGAACAAAAACCCCAACTGCAAGCCCAACTCGATCAGCTAAACCAATCCCTAGAGGAGTTACAAACCACTTCTCCCCTCAAACAGCAACTCGACGCGATCGAGTCACAAATTACCGAAATTGGCTACAACTTAGACACCCACAACCAACTCCGCACCGCCCTGCGACACGCCCAGTCTTGGCAACTACGTCATCAAGAATTAACCAAAGCCCAAGAACACTATCCCCAACTCTGTCAACGATTAGACAGCCTGACTCAAACCCTCGCCCAACGACAAGGCGATCGCGAAACTCTCAATACACAACTTGCCGAAATTGTCAAGCAATTAGAACAGTATCCCGACACCAGCCGCGACATCCAAAGCTTGGAACAGCGCATCCTCCAGCGACGCCGACAATTAGACGAACACCTATCCCAAATTGGGCGTTTACAACAGCGCTTAACTCAACTGGATACCCTGAAAACTCAATATCAAGAACAAGAGGAACAGGTTAAAACCCTAAAACGGCAATATCGAGTGCATCAGGAACTCGCCAAAGCCTTTGGCAAAAACGGCATTCAAACGCTGATGATTGAGAACATATTACCCCAATTAGAGGCAGAAACCAATCAAATACTATCCCGACTCACCGGAAATCAGTTACACGTCCAAATTGTCACCCAAAAAGCCGGAAAACGGGCATCAAAGCGCAAAAGTAAACTCATCGACACCCTGGATATTTTAATCGCCGACGCTAGCGGAACCCGCCCTTATGAAACCTATTCTGGCGGTGAAGCCTTCCGGATTAACTTTGCCATTCGCCTCGCCTTAGCCCGACTCTTAGCGCAGAGGGCGGGAACCTCCTTGCAAATGCTGATTGTCGATGAAGGCTTTGGTACACAAGACGCTGAGGGGTGCGAACGATTGATTGCGGCAATTAACGCGATCGCCTCTGACTTCGCTTGTATTTTAACTGTAACCCACATGCCCCAATTTAAGGAAGCCTTTCAGACGCGAATTGAAGTGCAAAAAACCGAGCAAGGTTCACAGTTAAGTTTACTGATGTAA
- the rpsP gene encoding 30S ribosomal protein S16: protein MVKIRLKRFGKKREVSYRIVAIESSTRRDGRPLEELGFYNPRTDQTTLNAPAIAKWLKNGAQPTDTVRSILKKANVLEQQASV, encoded by the coding sequence ATGGTCAAAATTCGATTAAAACGATTCGGCAAAAAGCGTGAAGTGAGTTATCGCATTGTAGCGATTGAGAGTAGTACCCGTCGGGATGGGCGTCCTTTGGAGGAGTTGGGCTTCTACAATCCCAGAACTGATCAAACGACGCTGAATGCCCCCGCTATTGCCAAGTGGCTGAAAAACGGAGCGCAGCCCACGGATACCGTTCGCAGCATTCTCAAGAAAGCCAATGTCCTTGAACAACAAGCCAGTGTCTGA
- a CDS encoding KH domain-containing protein encodes MSLNNKPVSEPGQKTSPDYGSLVRFLVEPFLESSTSLSLDCERAHANSRVWIRLAFDGEDKGRVFGRGGRNIQAIRTVIQGVAKIAGESVYLDIYDESGGTSRREAPSGSRSQGRKGSPRRLPLPKPNSKPRS; translated from the coding sequence ATGTCCTTGAACAACAAGCCAGTGTCTGAACCTGGGCAGAAAACCAGTCCGGATTATGGGAGTCTGGTGCGATTTTTAGTTGAGCCGTTTTTAGAGTCTTCCACGTCGCTGAGTTTAGACTGCGAACGCGCCCATGCTAATAGTCGGGTCTGGATTCGGCTGGCGTTTGACGGAGAGGACAAGGGGCGAGTCTTTGGTCGAGGCGGTCGTAATATTCAGGCAATTCGCACCGTTATCCAAGGGGTGGCTAAGATTGCTGGTGAATCGGTCTATTTGGATATCTATGATGAGTCGGGTGGCACATCCCGCCGTGAAGCCCCTTCCGGGAGTAGATCCCAGGGGAGGAAAGGTTCGCCTCGACGCTTACCCTTGCCTAAACCTAACTCTAAGCCTCGTTCTTGA
- a CDS encoding CHAT domain-containing protein has protein sequence MKPAARRISQSLVALYSLTGLLGFAEIAQAEVTPEAGSATNVTPEGSNYNITDGVNAGTNQFFTFGEFSLGSDQSATFNVNSNIQNILSRVTGGNLSQINGLIEVLGGTGSTNLFLMNPAGIVFGQGASLNVPGDFTATTATSIGLDSGWFNATGPIDENQLAGTPNNYFAFDTSEPGAIINSADLEVENGNLTLIGGTVASEGTLSTPNGKITIATVPGNSIVRLSQPGMVLSLDIERPAYSGSEPIALTDIPALITGGNYIQNATTLAVENGQVVLSGSGIQSGDVVATDTITASTGININSNRGITAETLDTSNAGQGSAGSISLFAQQDVTTGDLISEDKSFGDAGDVWVSTTQGNIGIGNINTEDRSKGSAGDVTLYASEQGNITTGNIDTNNWNEGDAGDVTISTGQGDILVQQNINVENQGTNNDPGDLQAGSVILSTADGTITVEQAIRLKNQKSPSESGQVSTFAPTPEDISIRNIHDGVLQPPLTEHFTPTTLTPPDITENLPPSSPNPDPTDPDPTDPDPTNPDPTNPDPTNPDPTNPDPTNPDPTNPDPTDPDPTDPDPTDPDPTDPDPPNPAEPEQPSVDPPVGIDEPDPPPSLEVEEPSSEEETPIIVVEEPEPNTPPISQEPTEPEPNTPPISQEPTEPEPNTPPISQEPTEPEPNPPISQEPTEPEPNPPISQEPTEPEPNTPPISQEPAEPEPNTPPISQEPTEPEPNPPISQEPTEPEPNTPPISQEPAEPEPNPPIAQEPTEPEPNTPPIAQEPTEPEPNTPPISQEPTEPEPNTPPISQEPAEPEPNPPIAQEPTEPEPNTPPIAQEPTEPEPNTPPISQEPAEPEPNTPPIAQVAQEPTEPEGDSGENSAENTTNSVGDRTTSDNSGAIADNGDDDTQAANSDTENSIQTYSRTYSRFPRINTNNDDEENCSADDPSCEEGNVAESNAESNNSNSGNNNSPPTTYSRTPTQASDTPSTENANTDTSNDDGGETYSRNPVTVENSETAEDNSGTETVDNNTDNTDPTETENANTDTSNDDGDDTYSRNPVTPDNSDTAEDNSGTETVDNNTDNTDPTETENANTDTSNDDGDETYSRNPVIPDNSETAEDNSGTETVDNNTDNTDPTETENANTDTSNDDGGETYSRNPNPDTPDNSDTVNNGGSNPTDSGDNSGIANGNSNTPESSGQDTTAANNGNGTPSETPQQQASNQEESSTSSETDNVSDRVDQLEAAFTQEFQTYLQQQFVTKQLNLQDITERTRDIEQVTGLKTAVIYVSFVPQPMNSEANACQAESAPAMDRRFGYTPSASSNCSPEDNQQLELVLITADGEAIQRRVPNAIRAKVLAETQKFQRTLSDRRNLGSTNYLDSAQQLYQWLIEPLADDLEARQIQGLMFAMDSGLRSLPIAALHDGDNFLIENYSVNLIPSFSLMQARNPDIRLRPVLAMGASKFLDLQELPYVPLELSTITEYLWKGKAFLNETFTFQNLQEQISQNEFGIIHLATHAEFKPGNPENSYIQLWNRKLRLNELKELGLSDSAIDLLVLSACRTALGNQEAELGFAGSALQAGVDSTLATLWYVSDEGALGVTTEFYRQLSQVPIKSEALRRAQLAMIRGEVSIANGQLNYGDKSITLPPEMAELAKTKNLNFSHPYYWAPFTLIGNPQ, from the coding sequence ATGAAACCAGCCGCACGCCGAATAAGCCAATCACTGGTAGCCCTCTATAGTCTAACAGGGCTTCTAGGCTTTGCTGAGATTGCCCAAGCAGAAGTTACTCCAGAAGCGGGTAGTGCAACGAATGTTACCCCGGAGGGGAGTAATTATAACATTACTGATGGCGTTAACGCTGGCACTAATCAGTTTTTCACGTTTGGGGAGTTTAGTCTTGGCTCCGATCAAAGTGCTACTTTTAATGTTAATTCTAATATTCAAAACATTCTAAGTCGGGTTACAGGTGGTAATCTGTCTCAAATCAACGGACTCATCGAAGTTCTGGGAGGAACGGGCAGTACCAATCTCTTTTTGATGAATCCGGCGGGTATCGTTTTTGGTCAAGGTGCGAGTCTGAATGTACCAGGAGACTTTACCGCTACAACTGCCACATCAATTGGTTTAGATTCAGGTTGGTTTAATGCGACAGGTCCAATTGATGAAAATCAGCTTGCAGGAACTCCTAACAATTATTTTGCCTTCGATACATCTGAGCCAGGAGCAATTATTAACTCGGCTGATCTAGAGGTTGAGAATGGAAACTTAACATTAATCGGTGGTACAGTTGCCAGTGAGGGTACTCTTTCAACGCCCAATGGTAAAATTACTATTGCAACCGTTCCAGGCAATAGTATAGTGCGTCTAAGCCAACCCGGAATGGTGTTGAGTCTGGATATTGAACGCCCAGCTTACTCAGGTTCTGAGCCAATTGCTCTGACTGACATACCAGCATTAATCACGGGTGGTAATTATATACAAAATGCGACAACTTTAGCCGTTGAGAATGGACAAGTCGTCTTAAGCGGTTCAGGTATCCAAAGTGGAGATGTTGTCGCCACGGATACTATTACAGCATCGACAGGAATCAATATTAATTCAAATCGTGGCATTACAGCAGAAACGCTCGATACCAGTAATGCAGGTCAGGGTAGTGCAGGTTCAATCTCATTATTTGCTCAACAAGACGTTACAACTGGTGATCTAATCTCAGAGGATAAAAGTTTTGGAGATGCTGGTGATGTGTGGGTATCTACCACGCAAGGGAATATTGGCATCGGCAACATTAATACTGAAGATCGCAGCAAAGGTAGTGCTGGTGATGTCACCTTATACGCATCAGAGCAAGGTAATATCACAACAGGCAATATAGATACAAATAACTGGAATGAAGGTGATGCTGGTGACGTTACCATATCTACTGGACAAGGTGACATTCTTGTTCAACAGAATATAAATGTTGAGAACCAAGGAACTAACAATGATCCAGGTGATCTTCAAGCAGGTTCGGTTATCTTATCGACGGCGGATGGAACGATTACTGTTGAACAAGCTATTAGATTAAAAAATCAGAAGTCTCCTAGTGAATCTGGTCAGGTAAGCACTTTTGCCCCAACACCAGAAGATATAAGCATAAGAAATATACACGATGGCGTATTGCAACCACCACTGACAGAACATTTCACTCCAACAACTCTAACACCGCCTGATATAACAGAGAACCTACCACCTAGTTCACCTAATCCAGATCCCACAGACCCAGATCCCACAGACCCAGATCCCACAAACCCAGATCCCACAAACCCAGATCCCACAAACCCAGATCCCACAAACCCAGATCCCACAAACCCAGATCCCACAAACCCAGATCCCACAGACCCAGATCCCACAGACCCAGATCCCACAGACCCAGATCCCACAGACCCAGATCCACCTAATCCAGCAGAACCAGAGCAACCTTCTGTAGATCCTCCTGTTGGGATTGATGAACCTGATCCTCCCCCTTCCCTAGAGGTTGAGGAACCTTCTTCTGAAGAAGAAACGCCCATCATAGTTGTTGAGGAACCGGAACCGAATACTCCTCCAATTAGCCAGGAACCAACGGAACCGGAACCGAATACTCCTCCAATTAGCCAGGAACCAACGGAACCGGAACCGAATACTCCTCCAATTAGCCAGGAACCAACGGAACCGGAACCGAATCCTCCAATTAGCCAGGAACCAACGGAACCGGAACCGAATCCTCCAATTAGCCAGGAACCAACGGAACCGGAACCGAATACTCCTCCAATTAGCCAGGAACCAGCGGAACCGGAACCGAATACTCCTCCAATTAGCCAGGAACCAACGGAACCGGAACCGAATCCTCCAATTAGCCAGGAACCAACGGAACCGGAACCGAATACTCCTCCAATTAGCCAGGAACCAGCGGAACCGGAACCGAATCCTCCAATTGCACAGGAACCAACGGAACCGGAACCGAATACTCCTCCAATTGCACAGGAACCAACGGAACCGGAACCGAATACTCCTCCAATTAGCCAGGAACCAACGGAACCGGAACCGAATACTCCTCCAATTAGCCAGGAACCAGCGGAACCGGAACCGAATCCTCCAATTGCACAGGAACCAACGGAACCGGAACCGAATACTCCTCCAATTGCACAGGAACCAACGGAACCGGAACCGAATACTCCTCCAATTAGCCAGGAACCAGCGGAACCGGAACCGAATACTCCTCCAATTGCACAGGTTGCACAGGAACCAACGGAACCGGAAGGGGATTCCGGAGAAAATTCGGCTGAAAATACAACCAATTCCGTAGGCGATCGCACGACAAGCGATAACTCAGGTGCGATCGCGGATAATGGTGATGATGATACTCAAGCTGCCAATTCAGATACGGAAAACAGTATTCAAACCTATAGTCGAACCTATAGTCGGTTTCCTAGGATCAACACTAATAACGATGACGAAGAAAACTGCTCCGCAGATGATCCTAGCTGCGAAGAAGGTAATGTAGCTGAGAGTAACGCCGAGAGCAATAATTCTAATAGCGGGAATAATAACTCCCCTCCGACAACCTACAGCCGGACTCCGACTCAAGCTAGCGATACGCCTTCTACAGAGAACGCCAACACCGATACCTCTAATGATGATGGCGGCGAAACCTATAGCCGTAACCCCGTTACTGTTGAAAATAGTGAGACCGCCGAAGACAATAGTGGTACAGAGACGGTAGATAACAACACCGACAATACAGATCCGACGGAGACAGAGAACGCCAACACCGATACCTCTAACGATGATGGCGACGACACCTATAGTCGCAATCCTGTTACTCCTGACAATAGCGATACCGCCGAAGACAATAGTGGTACAGAGACGGTAGATAACAACACCGACAATACAGATCCGACGGAGACAGAGAACGCCAACACCGATACCTCTAATGATGATGGCGACGAAACCTATAGTCGCAATCCTGTTATTCCTGACAATAGTGAGACCGCCGAAGACAATAGTGGTACAGAGACGGTAGATAACAACACCGACAATACAGATCCGACGGAGACAGAGAACGCCAACACCGATACCTCTAATGATGATGGCGGCGAAACCTATAGCCGTAATCCTAATCCGGATACTCCTGACAATAGCGATACCGTGAATAACGGTGGCTCGAACCCCACCGACAGTGGCGATAATTCCGGTATCGCCAACGGTAATTCCAATACCCCTGAATCCTCTGGACAAGACACCACAGCCGCAAACAACGGTAATGGAACCCCCAGTGAGACGCCTCAACAGCAGGCTTCAAACCAGGAAGAATCATCAACATCGTCAGAAACGGATAATGTTAGCGATCGCGTGGATCAACTTGAAGCTGCTTTTACCCAAGAATTCCAAACCTATCTCCAACAACAATTTGTAACCAAACAGCTAAATCTACAAGATATCACTGAACGGACTCGCGACATCGAACAAGTCACCGGCTTGAAAACCGCTGTGATTTATGTCAGCTTTGTCCCTCAACCCATGAACTCAGAAGCTAATGCTTGTCAAGCAGAGTCTGCGCCAGCCATGGATCGCCGATTTGGTTATACCCCCTCAGCATCAAGCAATTGCTCACCAGAAGACAATCAACAGCTAGAATTGGTACTGATTACTGCCGATGGTGAAGCCATTCAACGTCGAGTTCCTAATGCGATTCGGGCTAAGGTTTTAGCAGAGACTCAAAAGTTTCAGCGGACACTTAGCGATCGTCGTAACCTTGGATCAACGAACTACCTGGATTCAGCTCAGCAACTCTACCAATGGTTAATCGAACCCTTAGCGGACGATTTAGAAGCACGCCAAATCCAAGGGTTAATGTTTGCCATGGATTCCGGGTTGCGATCGCTCCCCATCGCCGCCCTTCACGATGGAGACAACTTCTTAATCGAGAACTATAGTGTCAACTTGATTCCCAGCTTCAGTTTAATGCAAGCTCGCAATCCCGACATTCGCTTGCGTCCAGTTCTAGCGATGGGGGCGTCGAAATTCCTCGATTTACAAGAGTTACCTTATGTCCCCCTAGAATTATCCACAATTACTGAATACCTGTGGAAAGGCAAAGCATTTCTCAATGAGACGTTCACCTTCCAGAATCTGCAAGAACAAATCAGCCAGAATGAATTTGGTATCATCCATCTAGCCACTCACGCCGAATTCAAACCAGGTAATCCAGAGAATTCTTACATTCAACTGTGGAATCGCAAACTCCGGCTGAATGAACTCAAGGAATTAGGCTTATCTGATTCCGCTATCGATTTATTAGTCCTCAGTGCTTGCCGAACTGCCCTCGGTAATCAAGAGGCTGAATTAGGTTTTGCTGGCTCAGCATTACAAGCAGGTGTTGATTCTACCCTAGCTACTCTATGGTACGTCAGTGATGAAGGGGCATTAGGTGTCACCACTGAATTTTATCGTCAGTTAAGCCAAGTTCCGATTAAAAGTGAGGCATTACGCCGAGCGCAACTTGCCATGATTCGCGGCGAAGTTAGTATTGCTAACGGTCAATTAAATTATGGAGATAAGAGCATAACTTTACCCCCAGAAATGGCAGAACTCGCCAAGACCAAAAATCTCAACTTCTCGCATCCGTACTACTGGGCACCTTTTACCTTGATTGGTAATCCTCAGTAG
- a CDS encoding PhoH family protein, with protein MSEVSKTIELPSVQSAMVLAGDRESNLKLLSQRTGASLVLRGQELLISGTQKQVERVSSVVRSLKPFWLEGRRIEEADIRTAFQALDTHREDELQDLHQDVLARTRRGDVIRAKTFRQRQYVKAVLTHDLTFCIGPAGTGKTFLAVVLATRALLANEYERLILTRPAVEAGEKLGFLPGDLQQKVNPFLRPLYDALYELIDGEKIPNLMERGIIEVAPLAYMRGRTLNNAFVIVDEAQNTTPAQMKMVLTRLGFGSRMVVTGDVTQTDLPPNQDSGLGVAQKILRPVDGIAFCELSTQDVVRNALVQRIVEAYEKHQK; from the coding sequence TTGAGTGAAGTATCTAAAACAATTGAATTACCGAGTGTCCAGAGTGCTATGGTACTGGCGGGCGATCGCGAGAGTAATCTGAAGTTGCTCTCTCAACGCACTGGCGCGAGTCTGGTATTAAGGGGACAGGAGTTGCTCATTTCGGGGACTCAAAAACAAGTTGAGCGCGTCTCGTCTGTGGTGCGATCGCTTAAACCGTTTTGGCTGGAGGGTAGACGGATTGAAGAGGCGGATATTCGCACCGCGTTTCAGGCTTTGGATACCCACCGTGAGGATGAACTCCAGGATTTACATCAAGATGTACTGGCGCGTACCCGTCGCGGTGATGTGATTCGCGCCAAGACGTTTCGCCAGCGCCAATACGTTAAAGCGGTTCTTACTCATGATTTGACGTTTTGTATTGGACCGGCGGGAACCGGGAAAACCTTTTTGGCGGTGGTATTGGCAACTCGGGCATTACTGGCAAATGAGTATGAACGCCTTATTTTAACCCGACCGGCTGTAGAAGCGGGGGAAAAGTTAGGATTTTTGCCGGGAGATTTACAGCAGAAAGTCAATCCGTTTTTACGTCCGCTTTATGATGCTTTATATGAACTAATTGATGGGGAGAAAATTCCCAATTTAATGGAACGGGGAATTATTGAAGTCGCACCCTTAGCCTATATGCGCGGACGAACCCTGAATAATGCGTTTGTAATTGTGGATGAAGCCCAAAATACCACCCCAGCCCAGATGAAAATGGTCTTAACTCGCTTGGGGTTTGGTTCTCGGATGGTGGTGACTGGAGATGTTACTCAAACCGATTTACCACCGAATCAAGATTCAGGATTAGGAGTGGCGCAAAAAATTCTGCGCCCCGTTGATGGGATTGCGTTTTGCGAACTTTCCACTCAAGATGTGGTTCGTAATGCTCTGGTTCAGCGCATTGTTGAGGCTTACGAGAAACATCAAAAATAA